Proteins encoded in a region of the Campylobacter geochelonis genome:
- a CDS encoding ankyrin repeat domain-containing protein, protein MKKVFKFLAILIILLVAKLLYNEYKLNQTSHFTITSDTNVSAIPGLSKYVTQEEVDSFSFRYWDIDVNEVRNNPFMENFRQILKSKDTANILLFIKDNNISVDTPLHYGVTPLMYSSFYNDENTTRELIKLGADIHKKDKYGLSPMAYAISMNCVGVVKDLFEHGVRFEEVDFVQGYLLSPGNSSLKDVKFYDDRTELVYEYNWYQKVAKGKAGFSLFDYLLQHNLIEIARMALESGYRPLPYCNYGDIAECANSYYDFYSSEEIDRMIENESTSIKYMGVELFMDYQFYSFSLYRRMEKVPNHEKMLDLFLEYNIAGQPSKGMLEYEMKICIGDFRYAVMFKYDMIYFNILDKNPKEDEIKKLYSTDVAKMNYEEILKEFGKSGRRLDNKQLEDFNFYTRAIRDFGNFCGEDYMSLNFSSIADIFEWRRSKDRKGIFKGTKEFVNYRHMKENRMQIFNFFEYDDKPTDSNESVYVDRNETKPSSNIIIMR, encoded by the coding sequence TTGAAAAAGGTATTTAAATTCTTAGCCATATTAATAATACTTTTAGTAGCTAAGCTACTATATAATGAGTATAAACTAAATCAAACCTCTCACTTCACAATCACTTCAGATACAAACGTTTCTGCTATACCAGGACTTAGTAAGTATGTAACTCAAGAAGAGGTTGATAGCTTTTCTTTTAGGTATTGGGATATAGATGTAAATGAGGTAAGAAATAACCCTTTTATGGAAAACTTTCGTCAAATTTTAAAAAGTAAAGATACGGCTAATATTTTGTTATTTATAAAAGATAATAATATAAGTGTAGATACACCGCTTCACTATGGCGTTACGCCTTTGATGTATTCGAGTTTTTATAATGATGAAAACACTACAAGAGAACTTATAAAACTTGGAGCTGATATACACAAGAAAGATAAATATGGTTTAAGTCCTATGGCTTATGCTATTTCAATGAATTGCGTTGGAGTGGTCAAAGATTTATTTGAGCATGGAGTTAGATTTGAAGAGGTTGATTTTGTTCAGGGATATCTTTTAAGCCCTGGAAATAGCAGTTTAAAAGATGTAAAGTTTTATGATGATAGAACAGAGCTTGTGTACGAATATAACTGGTATCAAAAAGTAGCAAAAGGCAAAGCAGGTTTTAGTTTGTTTGATTATCTTTTGCAACACAATTTAATCGAAATAGCAAGAATGGCACTAGAGAGTGGTTACCGTCCACTACCTTATTGTAATTATGGTGATATCGCAGAGTGTGCTAACTCATATTATGATTTTTATAGTAGTGAAGAGATAGATAGAATGATAGAAAATGAAAGCACAAGTATTAAGTATATGGGTGTTGAGCTTTTTATGGATTATCAGTTTTATTCTTTTTCATTATATCGTCGAATGGAAAAAGTTCCAAATCATGAAAAGATGCTTGATTTGTTTTTAGAATACAACATTGCTGGGCAGCCAAGTAAAGGAATGTTAGAATATGAGATGAAAATTTGTATTGGTGATTTTAGATATGCGGTAATGTTTAAATATGACATGATATATTTTAATATACTTGATAAAAATCCAAAGGAAGATGAAATAAAAAAATTATATTCTACAGATGTTGCAAAGATGAATTATGAAGAGATATTAAAAGAGTTTGGTAAAAGCGGCAGAAGATTGGATAATAAGCAGCTAGAAGATTTCAATTTTTATACTAGAGCCATTAGAGATTTTGGAAATTTTTGCGGAGAAGATTATATGAGTTTAAATTTTTCATCCATAGCTGATATCTTTGAGTGGCGAAGGAGTAAAGACAGAAAAGGAATATTTAAGGGAACAAAAGAGTTTGTTAACTATAGACATATGAAAGAAAATAGAATGCAGATATTTAATTTTTTCGAATATGATGATAAACCAACGGATTCCAATGAGTCGGTATATGTTGATAGAAATGAGACTAAACCTAGTAGTAACATTATTATAATGAGATAA
- a CDS encoding calcium-binding protein produces the protein MTEFNKEEFIEKRVNGTTDIIKGFVGGDDLDFAKGVVAKLQAFYEDILSDAKTETEAEMILRKQTMGFLFGAAGVAIDLLTATEVKKFNYDIFDGTSKELGRSLHYDENRREILYLAKVAAGVAVEFMMTKNVITGAISQIVDIKNIFVQNHIIQIDYYDVNSAQNSSITERKYIIANPSSNFHTILGGVWSKIKADIDAGLRRVVLSISNEIGSINKESVEIVYHKEYMENQLLPNTFEFRNFSERKIASLLIQTDYPYSKKTYIAKAKKADAYELMTNYYINRSKHILEDLKDSVRKKFAALCLKELKGYALSNEGYPDDGDYTELSIYSEKHLNYRVKFLDEYLHQEFGASLKNGINYKDIATNKKVVSENNIYVTFVDQEFATVSSKQQIIFGYSNNDRITSSGSGTAYIESGLGCDTITTGDGNDIIYTNAKIDDGNDKEDSNTTNTVNSGKGNDQIYGSKGVDNITVDDGVNAIYSKDSDDSVNTTKGKNTIYLGAGSDSVNTNGGENTIYTGLDNTSQEDKDSKDDINTINLTNGNNTVYGSKAQDIVTSNEAKSDIFTKDGDDKVSISGAELNNVFTGSGNDTITINGGKGHIVYTHKDSIDGLDLDTKDSTNTVEINLGKNTIYGGKGKESLTIKDGDNTAYLYNYLKSA, from the coding sequence ATGACTGAGTTTAACAAAGAGGAATTTATTGAAAAAAGAGTAAACGGGACTACTGATATTATTAAAGGTTTTGTTGGTGGTGATGATTTGGATTTTGCTAAGGGTGTTGTAGCAAAACTTCAAGCATTTTATGAGGATATTTTAAGCGACGCAAAAACAGAGACCGAAGCTGAAATGATATTAAGAAAACAAACAATGGGCTTTTTGTTTGGTGCAGCTGGAGTCGCTATAGACTTGCTTACTGCTACTGAGGTAAAAAAGTTTAATTATGATATATTTGATGGAACTAGTAAAGAGTTGGGTAGGAGTTTACATTATGATGAAAATAGACGAGAGATATTATATCTTGCTAAAGTAGCTGCTGGAGTTGCAGTAGAGTTTATGATGACTAAAAATGTTATTACAGGAGCTATATCTCAAATTGTAGATATTAAAAATATTTTCGTTCAAAATCATATAATACAAATTGATTACTACGATGTAAATTCGGCTCAAAATTCATCTATAACAGAGAGAAAATACATAATAGCAAATCCAAGTTCTAATTTCCATACCATACTAGGTGGTGTGTGGAGTAAAATAAAAGCAGATATAGATGCCGGACTTAGGAGGGTAGTTTTATCTATTAGTAATGAAATTGGTTCTATTAATAAAGAGTCGGTAGAAATTGTTTATCATAAGGAATATATGGAAAATCAATTATTGCCAAATACTTTCGAGTTTAGAAATTTTTCAGAGAGAAAAATAGCTTCGTTGTTAATACAAACAGACTACCCTTATAGTAAAAAAACCTATATTGCAAAAGCAAAAAAAGCAGATGCTTACGAGCTTATGACAAATTATTATATAAACAGGTCAAAGCATATTTTGGAAGATTTAAAAGATAGTGTTAGAAAAAAATTTGCCGCACTTTGTTTGAAAGAGTTAAAAGGCTATGCTTTATCTAACGAAGGATATCCAGATGATGGTGATTATACGGAGCTTTCTATATATTCTGAAAAGCATTTAAACTATAGAGTAAAATTTTTAGATGAGTATTTACACCAAGAATTTGGTGCATCTTTAAAAAATGGTATAAACTATAAAGATATAGCTACTAATAAAAAAGTTGTAAGTGAAAATAATATATATGTAACCTTTGTAGACCAAGAGTTCGCCACTGTATCATCAAAACAACAAATTATTTTTGGATATTCTAATAATGACAGGATAACATCTAGTGGATCTGGTACAGCCTACATCGAATCCGGTCTTGGTTGTGATACTATAACTACAGGAGATGGTAATGATATCATCTATACAAATGCAAAAATAGATGATGGAAATGATAAAGAAGATTCTAACACTACTAATACTGTAAACTCAGGTAAAGGTAATGATCAAATATATGGCTCTAAAGGAGTTGATAACATAACTGTAGATGATGGAGTAAATGCTATATATTCTAAAGATAGTGATGATAGTGTAAATACAACCAAAGGTAAAAACACTATCTACTTAGGAGCTGGAAGCGATAGTGTAAATACAAATGGTGGAGAAAACACTATCTATACAGGATTAGATAACACAAGCCAAGAAGATAAAGATAGTAAAGATGATATAAATACTATAAATTTAACTAACGGAAATAACACAGTATATGGCTCTAAAGCACAAGATATAGTAACTTCAAATGAAGCTAAAAGCGACATCTTTACTAAAGATGGAGATGATAAAGTAAGTATCAGTGGTGCAGAGTTAAACAATGTATTTACAGGAAGTGGAAATGATACTATAACTATAAATGGTGGCAAAGGACATATAGTTTATACCCATAAAGATAGCATAGATGGCTTAGACTTAGATACTAAAGATAGTACTAACACAGTAGAGATAAATTTAGGTAAAAATACCATCTATGGTGGTAAAGGCAAAGAAAGCTTAACTATAAAAGATGGAGATAATACAGCCTATCTATATAATTATTTAAAATCAGCATAA